The Theobroma cacao cultivar B97-61/B2 chromosome 1, Criollo_cocoa_genome_V2, whole genome shotgun sequence genome contains the following window.
taaattttttaaatagtttaaggAATTTTTtacatcaaataaaaaattttattatttatcaaccaataaaaaaatttaaagttaaagGGTGTTCGACccaaaattatatgaaaattgtgtacatttaaaatgaaagacAATTACATAAAAAGCCTAGATTAATGTAAACTACaaaatttctaaaacaaaGGAGATCTTCTTGGAATCCCTTTCCTACTCCTCTTTCTGTAAGAATGTAGAGATTGATTGCTTATACTCTCGTATTTGATTTTCTTGGGTTCCTTTCTCCAATTCTCCTTGTCTTTGCTCTACAATCAAAATTTCGAAACAAAATCAAcgagaatatatatatatatatatatactcgatttaattataaaatgtcAATTCATAAATtgtgtaaaaataaaaacttaaacgTTCtttagaataatttttttttaaaattataaattgttttttaatattttcgataatatataaaatttaaacacgAATAAATACCTTGCATTCGATCGAGCAATACATTGATGTCCTTCCGGGAAGCAATTGCCAACCACATGTTTCACACTTGGCTATGGAGTTGAAGTAATATGGTTGCTCTGTTTTCCTTCGTTTATTGATAAAAACAACTTTGGAGTCGTTGTTGATATAAGGTTGGATATCTGATATATCATAAAGCTTACGCAAGTCACCAATTTTAATTGCCACTTGATGTGAGGCTTTGTATACCTAAAAAGAGtaagattaagaaaaaataattagctAAATTTGAGTGTTCAAAGAAAACCCAATTCGATTTAATAtgttttattgattttaaagaatcTCGTTTTTATcgtaaattatttttatggtgtaatttaattttgtttaaaaatataaatttaatttaatgaaaactaTCAAATTACATAACAAAACAAGGGTAAGCTAGGACCCAATGAGTATGAAAATTTGATCTGCTTTTTTTGGTTCAACCAAAAGAAGATGAATTTGGTAGAGAGTTGGAACTTGAAAGGAACATACTTGAAGAATTTGGTGATGAGGATGTTTCTTGCCTTTCAAGCATCCTTCGCAAAGGACCAAACCCATACAATCTAGACAAAAGAAGGAATTTTTGGAGTCATGGCTCTCACACAAGGAATAAAACTTGGCTTGCAACAATGGCATTAGCCAACAAGGCTTAAGCTTATGCTCTTCCTCCATCGTTTGACCTCTCTCTAATTCTTGTAGAACGATGGTTTGAGGTTTTGCCAGGCTTTCGCCCTTAATTTCGATAGTGCTACGTGCATTCTAATTGGGAAGTCCTGGTTTATATTTAATCCTGAAATCCTAGTTGTAAGAGGACTGGGACAAAATTTTCAAGGTTTCCTAGTTGTGGTAGGAATTCCTACTATTTCCCATCTTTGGCTTACCTTGTAAAGGAAATATAAGAGTATGATTCAGTAAGGTTTTTTTTACTCGTTTTCCTTACTATTTCTTTGGCTTTTTGAATCAATTGTACAAAAACTTATATTGGGTTTACGTTTTTGATCAACTAGAACATAAAAACTAGAAGAAGATTAGATTGCCGAGAGTGAGGATTTCCATTGGTAAGGACATGAAAGGATTGTTTCGAGCATGGATTTGTTTCCAGTTTGTTCATTGATGGGCAAACGGTCTTAGTTGATTTGAGGGTGAGATGGGTGGGTTTTGAAGGAAGAATAATGGTCAAGAAAGCCATAACCGTTCTTACTTTTTCCTTTGATATCGCCATGATTTTGTTGACAAACAACTTTAAGATAATGGGACGCCAGGAAAACGTGAATTGGCATTAACCTTTATTCAAAATCATGGAAATCCAATTTCGATCGTTCGAGATTTTGTTGTTTGTATATGACATACAGTCAATGTACAATCCTCAAATTTTGAGTACCTAAGAAACCTGTCAAGATTTGCCTACTGGGTTTTCTGTGTGTGAAAAATGGGGACGTTACAGAGATGGAAGGAGCCAAAGATTGAAGAGAGTTGAAGCGAATGATAGGAACCAGGACAAGAAAGCCATAGCCGCAGACAATTGATATCTACTACATAACCTTGATGGGCAACCTGACGGGCCAGCACTACTGACGATGAGACTGGTAACGCTAGCAGTTGAGCAGGCCGCGgctagtgagagaaaagaCAAGGCCTGCAACCAAATACAACAAAATTTGTCATCAAGTTGTGGGAAAGAGGATAACGTAATGGTGATGATAACGAAGCAAAAAATCTTGTTACATACCCAGTCTCCCACAATGAGGATCAGCAGTACCCTTGGATGTCGCGGTAAGCATTTAACAAACACGGAATATGCATCAACCAATGCTAATGAAACGCTCCATGGAGTTACTAAACCCATGACTGTTACCAAGTAActgcaaaaaattttaaagaaacgAGGGAATTGGTTTGTCACCCAACAATGTCTTAGTAGCATGTGCAGGTCACGTTCAACAACGAAAACAGACATTATCTTCTCTATAATTACAGCTACTGAGCAATTCAACATGGTAGGTTCAACCTTGCAACTAATCAAGCAACACCATAGACCAGACAAGTTGAGACAACAGGAAGACATTAATCTTGGCTACTCTTTATTATTCACCTTGTACACTCAGCACAAAGGCTTTGAAGTTGCAAGAACAGATAAAGAGAACATGACATATTCCAGCAGTGATCAGTGGTAAATAATTTCTATGATGAATCAGAACAAATTGGTACTTATAGTGTTATCTCATAGCACACAGCAAACCTACCAAAACAAATCAGTAATTGGATATGAGAAGCTTGGAGTAACAATCTTTATAATGAACATAAATCACCATACAAAGTAGTTATATTCTCATCTTAAGATCGAGATGGACAGTGCCATATTATCTAGTTTCATTTTCCTAGAAACATGCAAAACAAAAGGATCTCAAGTCAAGGAATAAGCACTAAAACATACAAAGATCAATTAAGGGTCCTGGTAACAACTTTTATTATCCACCTAGTGGGAAATTCCTGTAGGAAAAGCAGAAATAACAAACCAATTCACTCCTGAACCCAGTGAAAAGGAGAGACACCATAACAACCAGACATTGGACTACAGATAACAAATTCATCAGCAAATAAGTTTTCTTCTTACATCGAGTTCAGCAACTAGCAAAGAAACAGGCCATGTGCCAAACCAAAAAGTATTGGTTTTAATAACTATAATTGTTGGTACTCCAAATTTCATGTACTCTTAATCAACTACATTATAATCTTCATTCAAGCCTAATGGTTTAAGCAAGGGCAAGCATCTGATCTTGCATATCCCTGCAccgaaaaacaaaaagaattgcATACAGTTCATTTGGCTGGATTTTCCCCACCCCTTTGCTTCCTCAACCAAaatggaagagaaaagaaatgttTGATCCTCTTAGATAATTTTCCCCTTCCAATTATTAAAAGGCACGTTTCTCTGCATTCATCAATAAGCAACACTCTTAAGAAAAAAGATGAAGCATGTCTCATCTTATATTCATTAACCAAATTGCTAACAGTAAAAAAATCCAACTTTTTCTCGTTAAGTTTCAATCCTtttaaattcatcaaaagtTTCACCTCATtcattttcaatcaaaatttcCTAGAAAGGCtttatttaaacaatttccaagAAACCACTGGGAATCAGAACTTTTGCTCTCTCCAATGATGGTAAAGCTGACTATTTTCCCTGGAAAAAAGACAGCTAACATTGCCAATTTATTACTAGATTGATTATGATCATGATCACAATAGCTTGCCCATGAGGCTTCCAAATTAACATCAGAATTCAGAAATCAGCCATCAAGTCAATAGTAAAAGCAGAGGAAGGTTTCAAAAGCTgacaataaattaaattccAACAGAACAACAGAAACAAAGAACTGGGTATTGAAGATTAAAGGCCaaagagttaaaaaaaaaaacaaaaaattttgataaaaacaggaaaagaagaatttaaaattttgggaGTTACCTAAAAGAAGTGTAGCTATAGAATTCAACATCCAAACACATGAAGAGAAGTGAAGCAGAGGAGAAAATGGTTTGTCCCAAACGAAGAGCCAAGCTGGCGCTTGTTCCCAACGCCCCTGGCACTCTCTCCATCATCCTTCATGCAAACTTATCTCTCTGTTTCTTCATCTTTAATTTCCCCCCGCAAAAAAATGATCCTGACAAGTTtgttcaaaaggaaaaacaacctctggcttttttttttctgtttcctatgatgaagaaattagaacagaaagaagaaaagagaggaaaaggaCGTGATGGTTACTCTGCATAAAAAAGGTTACCAAATTTTTCCTGATGGTTTATTGGGTCAATATATATTCTCTCTCTTCATTCTTACATTTGGACAGAGTTGAGACTCTGTCTTTTCTCCGAATGGTTATCTCCATTTGACTCTCGTACGTGAATTCCC
Protein-coding sequences here:
- the LOC18611023 gene encoding CASP-like protein ARALYDRAFT_485429, whose translation is MMERVPGALGTSASLALRLGQTIFSSASLLFMCLDVEFYSYTSFSYLVTVMGLVTPWSVSLALVDAYSVFVKCLPRHPRVLLILIVGDWALSFLSLAAACSTASVTSLIVSSAGPSGCPSRLCSRYQLSAAMAFLSWFLSFASTLFNLWLLPSL